In a genomic window of Anoxybacter fermentans:
- a CDS encoding MFS transporter: MGRFKLFYFLLYVSFTTHHFLNLYFREIGLSGVEIGTIKAASALVMIFSQPIWGFLCDFLKLRKVLLNLLLFAAGLTFILISLQKVFFLILVSAIVYGFFKSPIIPVADSIVMIEVKGDSSKYSQIRLWGGVGLTASVILMGYYFNHSELQNLFFVYLIFTYLALILTLFLPSGKECSLTNKLMLKDFAQLIKYPGLMKIMLAILLLQIGAFIIDGFFGLYIKEQIGSEVTLGWALTLAGISEIIAYRYLGRLKSVFSARNLLIISATASAIRWYLYARSTLVIQILLLQLLHGITFGFFYISSVTYVNQLLPLKFATSGQTLLWAVAYGLASVLGSIIGGILYDHWNYQVLFAVASLLAVFSIFFFLKIKSKK; encoded by the coding sequence ATGGGCCGCTTTAAATTATTTTATTTTTTACTTTATGTCAGTTTTACTACTCATCATTTTTTGAATTTATATTTTCGAGAGATTGGTCTATCAGGGGTAGAGATTGGTACCATTAAAGCGGCTTCAGCTTTAGTGATGATTTTCAGTCAACCAATATGGGGTTTTCTTTGTGACTTTTTAAAATTACGTAAAGTCCTTCTGAATTTATTACTTTTTGCTGCTGGATTAACTTTTATTTTGATTTCTTTACAAAAAGTTTTTTTCTTGATTTTAGTTAGTGCTATAGTTTATGGTTTTTTTAAAAGTCCAATTATTCCGGTGGCAGATAGTATTGTTATGATTGAGGTAAAAGGAGATAGCAGCAAATATAGTCAAATACGGCTCTGGGGTGGAGTTGGACTTACTGCCTCTGTAATTTTAATGGGTTATTATTTTAATCATTCAGAATTGCAAAATCTATTCTTTGTCTATCTGATTTTTACTTATCTGGCCCTTATTCTGACCCTGTTTTTGCCCAGTGGGAAGGAATGTTCTTTAACTAATAAGTTAATGTTAAAAGATTTTGCCCAACTTATTAAATACCCGGGTTTAATGAAAATTATGTTGGCAATCCTATTATTGCAGATAGGAGCATTTATTATTGATGGTTTTTTTGGCCTATATATAAAGGAGCAGATTGGAAGTGAGGTTACTCTGGGATGGGCTTTGACTTTAGCTGGTATATCTGAGATTATTGCATATCGCTATTTGGGTAGATTGAAATCTGTTTTTTCGGCTAGAAATTTATTAATTATTAGTGCAACAGCTTCAGCTATTCGCTGGTATTTATATGCCAGGTCTACTCTGGTCATTCAGATTCTTTTACTTCAGTTATTGCATGGAATCACTTTTGGATTTTTTTATATTTCTTCTGTGACTTATGTTAATCAGCTATTACCTCTAAAGTTTGCAACATCCGGACAGACATTACTTTGGGCAGTGGCTTATGGGCTAGCTTCAGTTTTGGGAAGTATTATTGGAGGGATTTTATATGATCATTGGAATTATCAAGTGCTCTTTGCTGTGGCGTCTCTTCTTGCCGTTTTTTCTATATTCTTTTTTCTTAAGATTAAGTCAAAAAAATGA
- a CDS encoding sodium-dependent transporter, translating to MQRDRWTNRLAFVLAAIGSAAGLGNAWRFPYMAYENGGGAFLIPYFIALLTTGLPLIVMEYALGQKYQQGAPGTLAKIKKPFESFGWFAVLAGAVITTYYAVIMGWIWVYLKACFKVEWAGNAGEFFENSILQISSGPGELGGLAIPVVIGLAITWITIYYILRNGVKDVGKVVLITVPAPVILMGILVIRALTLPGAIEGINYYLTPDFSKLLDVKVWIDAYSQIFFTLSLGFGIMIAYASYMPEDSDITNNAMITVFANSGISFLAGFAVFGTLGYMAHVQGVPVSEVAAGGPGLAFVVYPEAINMLPGGSVVAGIFGLIFFLMLLTLGIDSAFSIVEAGIAGLEDKWGWKRKKVTFWFCLISFVIGLLYATKAGLYWLDIVDHWVNNFGLTIAGLLELIVVGWILKPKTLRDYFNPISEFKFGAWWDFCIKYLSPAVLIYLIVNQLIKEFKVPYEGYDQLYLWIGGWGVLIAMAVLAMILGTVKSSVSINVDESKSV from the coding sequence ATGCAAAGAGATCGTTGGACGAATAGACTAGCATTTGTGTTGGCTGCAATTGGTTCTGCAGCTGGTTTAGGTAATGCCTGGCGCTTTCCGTATATGGCATATGAAAACGGTGGTGGAGCCTTTTTAATTCCTTATTTCATAGCTCTTTTAACTACAGGTTTACCACTGATTGTAATGGAGTATGCATTGGGTCAGAAGTATCAGCAGGGAGCTCCAGGAACTTTAGCTAAGATTAAAAAACCTTTTGAAAGCTTTGGCTGGTTTGCTGTACTGGCAGGTGCGGTAATTACTACTTATTATGCTGTTATTATGGGTTGGATCTGGGTTTATTTGAAGGCCTGCTTTAAAGTTGAATGGGCAGGAAATGCAGGTGAATTTTTTGAAAATAGTATTTTGCAAATATCCTCTGGCCCTGGTGAATTGGGTGGTCTAGCTATACCTGTTGTTATTGGTCTTGCCATTACCTGGATTACTATTTATTATATCTTAAGAAATGGTGTTAAAGACGTAGGTAAGGTTGTACTTATTACAGTTCCAGCTCCTGTAATTCTTATGGGAATACTGGTTATTCGTGCTTTGACTTTACCAGGAGCTATTGAAGGTATCAATTATTATTTAACTCCTGACTTTTCTAAATTGCTTGATGTAAAAGTCTGGATCGATGCTTATTCTCAGATATTCTTTACCTTAAGTTTAGGATTCGGAATTATGATTGCCTATGCAAGTTATATGCCTGAGGATTCAGATATAACCAACAATGCGATGATAACTGTATTCGCTAACTCAGGAATTAGTTTCCTGGCTGGTTTTGCTGTATTCGGTACTTTAGGTTATATGGCACATGTACAGGGAGTACCTGTTTCTGAAGTAGCAGCTGGTGGTCCTGGCCTGGCCTTTGTAGTATATCCAGAGGCAATAAATATGCTTCCTGGTGGTTCGGTAGTAGCAGGTATTTTTGGTCTTATCTTTTTCTTAATGCTTCTCACTCTGGGTATTGACTCAGCCTTCTCCATTGTTGAAGCTGGAATTGCAGGATTGGAAGATAAGTGGGGTTGGAAACGGAAGAAAGTAACATTCTGGTTCTGTTTGATCTCCTTTGTTATTGGTTTGCTCTATGCTACTAAGGCAGGACTATATTGGCTGGATATTGTTGACCACTGGGTTAATAATTTTGGTCTGACTATTGCTGGTCTTCTGGAACTGATTGTAGTTGGTTGGATTTTAAAACCTAAAACTCTGCGAGATTACTTTAATCCAATTTCTGAGTTTAAATTCGGTGCATGGTGGGATTTCTGTATCAAATATTTATCCCCAGCTGTCTTGATTTATCTGATTGTTAACCAGTTAATCAAGGAATTTAAAGTTCCATATGAAGGTTATGATCAGTTATATCTTTGGATTGGCGGTTGGGGTGTTCTTATAGCTATGGCAGTACTGGCAATGATTCTCGGTACAGTTAAATCATCTGTTAGTATTAACGTTGATGAGAGCAAATCGGTATAA
- a CDS encoding MetS family NSS transporter small subunit, whose product MNFSAIIMLIFGCVVLYGGLWVCLKRASKSKKVD is encoded by the coding sequence ATGAATTTTTCGGCAATTATAATGCTCATTTTTGGTTGTGTGGTTTTATACGGTGGGTTATGGGTTTGTTTAAAACGTGCATCTAAATCAAAAAAAGTTGATTAA
- a CDS encoding MFS transporter yields MNQWAANVRKFYYFKFFTIFNIINPILIYYMLEKGLTVGDIFLLSAIQRIFGIIIEVPTGALSDLKGHKYNLMLGTLSFSVSCLIFTFSSTFMGFLVAEVFMAMAGAFISGADTAFVYESLEMYNAESTYEKVYGRMRSLQFGVTAVAIFIAGFLAEIAWELPFYIAIVFALIAFAISCTFVEPVKKRDEDLFSSKERYCQYYLTIRDACKISFKNVELRWFLVFASLLSVGLRTVEDFYQVYMKEGLDSPVSHSGIIYALLFICSSIFSNYTSVGIKKLGYERMFYLLPGLGLITAFGMILFKHQLTFLLFFLPYISLGYTPVLVSGYLHKRTSPGQRATILSLRQMMRKVIYAIASPLLGWSCDLWGMEVALLMAATILIITMVLPVVYKQKYNLNYEYSGSDVKITTIR; encoded by the coding sequence ATGAACCAATGGGCAGCTAATGTACGCAAATTTTATTATTTTAAGTTTTTTACTATTTTTAATATTATTAATCCAATTTTAATTTATTATATGTTGGAAAAAGGTTTAACTGTTGGAGACATTTTTCTTTTATCTGCTATACAGCGAATTTTCGGTATCATTATTGAAGTTCCTACTGGGGCATTGTCTGATTTAAAGGGGCATAAATATAATCTGATGCTTGGAACTCTTTCTTTTTCCGTAAGTTGTCTCATTTTTACTTTTTCCAGTACATTTATGGGTTTTTTAGTGGCAGAAGTTTTTATGGCAATGGCTGGAGCTTTTATATCTGGAGCTGATACAGCATTTGTTTATGAGAGTCTGGAAATGTATAATGCTGAAAGTACCTATGAAAAAGTCTATGGGCGGATGCGGTCACTTCAATTTGGGGTAACTGCTGTTGCAATTTTTATTGCAGGATTTTTAGCTGAAATTGCCTGGGAACTTCCTTTTTATATAGCAATAGTTTTTGCTTTAATTGCATTTGCCATCAGTTGTACTTTTGTAGAACCAGTAAAAAAAAGGGATGAAGATTTGTTCAGCAGTAAAGAACGTTATTGTCAATATTATCTGACCATTAGAGATGCCTGTAAGATTTCTTTTAAAAATGTAGAACTGAGATGGTTTTTGGTCTTTGCTTCTCTTCTTTCTGTGGGATTAAGAACTGTTGAAGATTTTTATCAAGTTTACATGAAAGAAGGATTGGATTCACCTGTATCCCATTCAGGAATTATATATGCCCTTTTATTTATCTGTTCAAGTATTTTTTCCAACTATACATCAGTGGGAATTAAAAAATTGGGATATGAACGAATGTTTTATCTTCTGCCTGGTCTGGGTTTAATCACTGCCTTTGGGATGATTCTTTTTAAACACCAATTGACCTTTTTACTCTTTTTTTTACCTTACATTTCCCTGGGTTATACCCCAGTTTTAGTGAGTGGTTATTTACATAAACGGACCAGTCCTGGTCAACGGGCTACAATTCTCTCATTAAGACAGATGATGCGAAAGGTTATTTATGCTATTGCCAGTCCTCTTTTAGGGTGGAGTTGTGACCTTTGGGGAATGGAAGTTGCTTTACTTATGGCAGCAACTATATTAATTATTACCATGGTACTGCCCGTGGTTTATAAACAGAAATATAATCTAAATTATGAATATTCCGGTTCTGATGTAAAGATTACCACAATACGATAA
- the sdaAB gene encoding L-serine ammonia-lyase, iron-sulfur-dependent subunit beta, with amino-acid sequence MEKLSIFEVMGPIMIGPSSSHTAGAVRIGNMARKLLDEEPKVMKIYFHGSFAETYKGHGTDVAIVGGLLGFGPDDERICNSLDIAKEKGIQVEFYRFEMPNAHPNTIKLELTRFDGTTLEVVGSSIGGGEIRITRINRFSVNLTGKYPTVWILHIDKPGIIAKVTSTLALNGINIAFMEVFREDKGALSSMVIQTDQDVSEDVVREINSFIGVKLCRYIQPI; translated from the coding sequence ATGGAGAAATTAAGTATTTTTGAGGTGATGGGACCGATTATGATTGGTCCGTCCAGTTCTCATACAGCTGGAGCTGTCAGAATTGGGAATATGGCTCGAAAACTTTTAGATGAAGAGCCAAAAGTGATGAAAATTTATTTTCATGGATCTTTTGCAGAAACGTATAAAGGTCATGGGACAGATGTAGCAATAGTGGGTGGCCTGTTGGGTTTTGGCCCGGATGATGAACGGATTTGTAATTCTCTTGATATCGCTAAGGAAAAAGGAATTCAGGTAGAATTTTATCGTTTTGAAATGCCAAATGCCCATCCTAATACCATAAAATTGGAACTAACCCGGTTTGATGGTACTACCCTGGAAGTTGTAGGCTCTTCCATAGGAGGTGGAGAAATTCGAATTACCCGGATTAATAGGTTCAGTGTTAATTTGACCGGAAAATATCCGACTGTCTGGATTTTGCATATAGATAAACCCGGTATTATCGCCAAAGTAACTTCCACATTAGCATTAAATGGAATTAATATAGCCTTTATGGAGGTTTTTCGTGAGGATAAAGGAGCATTAAGTTCGATGGTTATTCAAACTGACCAGGATGTTAGTGAGGATGTGGTTAGAGAGATTAATTCTTTTATCGGTGTTAAATTATGCCGTTATATTCAACCTATTTAA
- the sdaAA gene encoding L-serine ammonia-lyase, iron-sulfur-dependent, subunit alpha, with protein sequence MLKLYSIEELVKKAEETNRPISDLVVEYEMNTSDLAREEIFNRMAANLQVMKEAIEKGMQQTVPTKSGMISDEARRMAAVVQEGKTLAGGIVPLALAKALAVATVNATMGKIVAGPTAGSCGIIPGALLAVAEVKKLDDEKIIRGLLTAAGLGTVVARKATLAGAAGGCQAECGVASAMAAGGIVEMMEGTPAQVSAAFALALKNMLGLVCDPVAGLVEVPCVKRNAMAASHAIAAAELALAGIKSVIPADEVVEAMGEIGDALPKSLKETARGGLAVTATGKRIAEEFLGDGIK encoded by the coding sequence ATGCTTAAATTATATTCTATTGAAGAATTGGTTAAAAAAGCTGAAGAGACAAACCGCCCTATTAGTGATCTGGTAGTTGAATATGAAATGAATACTTCTGATTTGGCCCGGGAAGAAATCTTTAACCGAATGGCTGCAAATTTACAGGTTATGAAAGAAGCTATAGAAAAAGGTATGCAACAGACTGTTCCAACCAAAAGTGGAATGATCAGTGATGAAGCTAGACGGATGGCAGCGGTGGTTCAGGAAGGAAAAACTCTGGCTGGTGGTATAGTTCCTCTGGCCTTAGCGAAAGCGTTAGCTGTAGCAACGGTGAATGCAACTATGGGAAAGATTGTTGCCGGACCTACAGCCGGTTCATGTGGAATTATACCTGGAGCGTTACTGGCAGTAGCAGAAGTTAAAAAGCTAGATGATGAAAAGATAATCCGGGGACTTTTGACTGCTGCTGGATTAGGCACAGTGGTGGCACGTAAAGCTACCCTGGCTGGCGCTGCTGGAGGCTGTCAAGCTGAATGCGGTGTAGCATCTGCAATGGCAGCTGGGGGAATTGTGGAAATGATGGAAGGTACGCCGGCACAGGTAAGTGCGGCTTTTGCCCTGGCGTTGAAGAACATGCTAGGTCTTGTTTGTGATCCGGTAGCAGGTCTGGTGGAGGTTCCGTGTGTTAAACGAAATGCTATGGCTGCTTCCCATGCTATTGCTGCAGCAGAACTGGCGCTTGCGGGTATCAAGAGTGTGATTCCAGCTGATGAGGTAGTAGAAGCGATGGGCGAAATAGGTGATGCTCTACCCAAAAGTTTAAAAGAGACTGCGCGTGGAGGATTGGCTGTAACTGCTACTGGAAAAAGAATTGCTGAGGAGTTTTTAGGAGATGGGATTAAGTAA
- a CDS encoding NAD(P)/FAD-dependent oxidoreductase: MLEKGAIVQRDGETYAIAPHLPGGLVDADTLIKIGEVAKKYNAATLKVTNAQRIAIVGIKKEDVDKIWADLGMKPGAAIGLCVRSIKFCPGTTFCKRGQQDSVSLGMELDKRYHGFPLPGKFKIAVSGCANRCTDIAHRDIGIMGTPRGFNIYIGGTGGVIPREGELLMEHCTGEEVLTIVDQIINFYKENAQRNDRLGRLIDRIGFEKFKKEVLNKVSLSQ; the protein is encoded by the coding sequence ATGTTGGAAAAAGGTGCTATTGTCCAGCGTGATGGTGAAACATATGCTATTGCGCCTCATTTGCCCGGCGGTTTAGTTGATGCAGATACTTTAATTAAAATTGGGGAAGTTGCCAAAAAGTATAATGCTGCTACATTAAAGGTAACCAACGCTCAGCGGATTGCTATTGTGGGCATTAAAAAAGAAGATGTGGATAAGATCTGGGCCGATTTGGGGATGAAACCGGGTGCGGCAATCGGTCTCTGTGTTAGAAGTATTAAGTTTTGTCCCGGAACAACCTTTTGCAAAAGAGGACAACAGGATTCGGTAAGCCTAGGCATGGAATTGGATAAACGATATCATGGGTTTCCTCTGCCGGGTAAATTTAAAATTGCTGTTAGTGGCTGTGCCAATCGGTGTACCGATATAGCTCATCGTGATATTGGAATTATGGGTACACCTCGTGGATTTAACATCTATATAGGTGGAACAGGTGGAGTAATACCTAGAGAAGGAGAACTTTTAATGGAACACTGTACAGGTGAAGAAGTATTAACTATTGTTGATCAAATTATCAATTTTTATAAAGAAAATGCACAACGTAATGATCGTTTAGGTCGCCTTATTGACCGGATTGGATTTGAAAAATTTAAAAAAGAGGTATTGAATAAAGTATCACTTAGCCAATGA
- a CDS encoding HAD-IA family hydrolase, whose amino-acid sequence MFRYLLFDLDGTILDTNEIIFRSFEYTLKVHLDYDIQRQEILKIFGEPLFKQMTYFNPKLAKAMCQTYREYYAKHSKELTRVFPGVKKVLAHLKLHNIPMGIVTNKSRKFAEMALHDFQLHPFFDFLIGGDEVKNAKPDPEAIIKGMKLLKANPKETLMIGDSPLDLDAAKRAGIKSALVGWNIFPKERFIGNPPDFYLVQMTDLLQILNLDAA is encoded by the coding sequence ATGTTTAGATACCTTTTATTTGATCTGGATGGTACAATTTTAGATACCAATGAAATCATCTTCCGGTCTTTTGAATACACTCTCAAAGTTCATCTGGATTATGACATACAGCGGCAAGAAATTTTAAAAATTTTTGGAGAACCGCTATTCAAACAGATGACTTACTTCAATCCTAAACTGGCAAAAGCCATGTGTCAAACTTATCGAGAATACTATGCTAAACATAGCAAAGAGCTAACCCGGGTTTTTCCCGGGGTTAAAAAAGTTTTAGCTCACTTGAAACTTCATAATATTCCAATGGGTATTGTTACCAACAAAAGCCGAAAATTTGCTGAAATGGCATTGCACGACTTCCAACTCCACCCCTTTTTTGATTTTCTAATCGGTGGGGATGAAGTCAAAAATGCCAAACCCGATCCTGAAGCAATTATAAAAGGGATGAAACTCCTAAAGGCTAACCCAAAAGAAACCCTGATGATAGGCGATAGCCCACTGGATTTAGACGCTGCAAAAAGAGCGGGGATTAAAAGTGCTCTGGTGGGATGGAATATTTTTCCCAAAGAAAGATTTATAGGGAATCCACCTGATTTTTATCTAGTACAAATGACTGATTTATTGCAAATATTAAATTTAGATGCAGCTTAA
- the ychF gene encoding redox-regulated ATPase YchF, protein MKIGIIGLPMVGKTTLFNLLTNSNLNTHSGKIKTTSAIGLIPDERIDYLSSLYNPKKTTYARIEFVDIPALVKGASKGEGSGNSFLNQVRNVDALIHVIRTFNNPAMPHVEGEINPLRDFETINDELLFSDLAVVEKRIENIKSNKKAMKHHSHELPVLEKCREILEKEGNIAQLKFTPEEESLVRGYAFFTQKPLIVVLNMDDQQLKDDNYPGKEEFENSMAEKEIPIVKVSAAIEAEINQLDEEDRLLFMEELGITEPGINKIARATYKRLGLISFFTVGKDEVRAWTVKKGVTAPKAARAIHTDIERGFIRAEVVAYDTLRKHGSMKACKEAGLVRLEGKDYIVQDGDIISFRFNV, encoded by the coding sequence ATGAAAATCGGGATAATAGGTTTACCGATGGTAGGTAAAACTACATTATTTAACTTATTAACCAACTCTAATCTTAATACCCATTCCGGAAAGATAAAAACAACTAGCGCCATTGGATTAATTCCGGATGAAAGAATTGATTATCTATCTTCTCTTTACAATCCCAAAAAGACCACTTATGCCCGGATTGAGTTTGTAGATATTCCAGCATTAGTCAAAGGAGCCAGTAAAGGTGAAGGAAGCGGAAATTCCTTTTTAAACCAGGTACGTAATGTAGATGCTTTGATTCATGTAATTAGAACTTTTAATAATCCAGCTATGCCTCATGTAGAAGGAGAGATTAATCCACTTCGGGATTTTGAGACCATCAACGATGAACTTCTCTTCTCTGATCTAGCAGTTGTTGAAAAGCGAATCGAAAATATTAAATCCAATAAAAAGGCAATGAAACACCATAGTCATGAACTTCCAGTTTTGGAAAAATGTCGTGAAATTCTAGAAAAAGAAGGGAATATCGCCCAATTAAAGTTTACTCCTGAAGAAGAAAGTTTGGTCCGGGGATATGCTTTCTTCACCCAAAAACCGCTCATTGTTGTCTTAAATATGGATGATCAACAATTAAAAGATGATAATTATCCTGGTAAAGAAGAATTTGAAAACAGTATGGCCGAAAAGGAGATTCCTATTGTTAAAGTCTCTGCTGCCATAGAAGCGGAGATTAATCAATTGGATGAAGAAGATAGATTACTTTTTATGGAAGAATTAGGAATAACCGAACCCGGTATCAACAAAATTGCCAGAGCAACTTATAAACGTCTAGGCCTGATCTCCTTTTTTACTGTCGGCAAAGATGAAGTCCGGGCCTGGACAGTTAAAAAAGGTGTCACTGCTCCAAAGGCAGCCAGAGCTATTCATACTGATATCGAACGAGGTTTTATCCGGGCTGAAGTTGTAGCTTACGATACTTTACGGAAACATGGCTCAATGAAAGCCTGTAAAGAAGCCGGTCTTGTTCGTCTAGAAGGAAAAGATTATATCGTTCAGGATGGAGATATTATAAGCTTCCGTTTCAATGTTTAA
- a CDS encoding DegV family protein — translation MAIRIVTDSTSDLPKEILEKYDISVVPLTVEIDGKVFRDGDLKGKEFFDFMDKSENLPKTSAPSPKAFSEVFKKFSTKDEIVCITLSSKVSSTCQSARLGAELTGRKIWLIDSKAASLGLGILAIYAAEMAKLGKGIQEIIKEINRRIDEMHILAFLDTAKNIVKCGRLSKAAGSLVNMLNIKILLTNNEGEIEFLTKMRGKKRTFRRLLQIIEEYSYNLENKIVGITHGDNLPDAEILKDLILEKFNPREVILNYMGSCIGTHIGRGGLTINF, via the coding sequence ATGGCTATTCGAATTGTTACAGACAGTACTTCGGATTTACCAAAAGAAATATTAGAAAAATATGATATTTCTGTAGTACCTCTTACCGTGGAAATCGATGGAAAAGTTTTTCGGGATGGAGATTTGAAGGGGAAAGAATTTTTTGATTTTATGGATAAATCTGAAAATTTACCAAAAACCAGCGCGCCATCACCAAAAGCCTTTTCGGAAGTTTTTAAAAAGTTTTCTACAAAGGATGAGATTGTTTGTATTACCCTTTCATCGAAAGTTAGTAGTACTTGTCAAAGTGCTAGATTGGGAGCTGAGTTAACAGGTCGAAAAATATGGTTGATAGATTCTAAAGCTGCTTCATTAGGTTTAGGTATTTTAGCTATTTATGCTGCTGAAATGGCTAAATTAGGAAAAGGAATTCAGGAAATTATCAAAGAAATCAACCGTCGGATTGATGAAATGCATATCTTAGCTTTTCTTGATACTGCTAAAAATATAGTTAAATGCGGACGATTGAGTAAAGCTGCAGGTTCTTTAGTAAACATGCTTAACATAAAAATTCTTTTGACTAACAATGAAGGAGAAATAGAGTTTCTTACTAAAATGCGTGGAAAAAAAAGAACCTTTAGAAGGCTTTTGCAAATTATAGAAGAGTATAGCTATAATCTGGAAAATAAAATTGTTGGTATTACACATGGAGATAATTTACCTGATGCTGAAATATTAAAAGATCTCATTTTAGAAAAATTCAATCCACGGGAAGTGATTTTGAATTATATGGGAAGCTGTATTGGCACTCATATTGGACGGGGTGGGTTGACTATAAATTTTTGA
- a CDS encoding ECF transporter S component → MNTNKMAKMAILSAFSIILVTLIHFPIIPSAPFLEYDPADVPILIGTFMYGPLAGLMITIVVSFIQAVTVSAGSGWVGFVMHVIATGTLVLVAGSIYKKKHTFVGAIIALVAGSLSMTLIMIPANLFFTVKFWGIPYEVVKGMLLPAIIPFNLIKSFANSVITVLIYKSIANILRSYPKITTENTK, encoded by the coding sequence ATGAATACAAATAAAATGGCCAAAATGGCAATTCTTTCTGCTTTTTCTATAATTTTAGTAACACTTATTCATTTTCCAATTATCCCATCGGCGCCGTTTCTGGAATATGACCCAGCTGATGTACCAATTTTAATTGGAACTTTTATGTATGGCCCTCTGGCTGGACTTATGATTACTATAGTGGTATCTTTTATTCAGGCTGTTACTGTCAGTGCGGGGAGTGGATGGGTTGGTTTTGTGATGCATGTGATTGCTACCGGCACATTGGTGCTGGTTGCTGGTTCTATTTATAAAAAGAAACATACTTTTGTTGGAGCAATAATTGCTCTGGTTGCTGGTTCTCTTTCTATGACTTTAATTATGATTCCAGCTAATCTCTTCTTTACAGTAAAGTTTTGGGGAATTCCTTATGAAGTAGTTAAGGGGATGCTTCTTCCTGCAATTATTCCATTTAACTTGATTAAATCATTTGCCAATTCAGTTATTACCGTACTAATCTATAAATCCATTGCAAATATATTGCGCAGTTATCCTAAAATTACCACTGAAAATACTAAATAA
- a CDS encoding complex I 24 kDa subunit family protein, with protein MSTFLNQVNWEEINPKLDALIEKYRGDQSALIEVLHRAQEIVGFLPEEVQAKIAEGLNVSMGDVYSVISFYAHFSTKPKGKYHISLCMGTACYVKGAPEIVERLEKELNIKAGDTTDDGMYSLEIVRCLGACGLGPVMTVNGEVYGLLSPDKAVSILKEIKSSEVKK; from the coding sequence ATGTCAACATTCTTAAACCAGGTGAATTGGGAAGAAATTAATCCTAAATTAGATGCACTAATTGAAAAATATCGTGGTGATCAATCAGCTTTAATTGAAGTATTGCACAGAGCTCAGGAGATTGTTGGTTTTCTTCCCGAAGAGGTGCAAGCCAAAATAGCAGAAGGATTAAATGTTTCAATGGGTGATGTCTATAGTGTGATCTCATTTTATGCTCATTTTTCAACCAAGCCAAAAGGAAAGTATCATATTTCTCTTTGTATGGGAACGGCCTGTTATGTAAAAGGAGCACCTGAAATTGTAGAAAGGTTAGAAAAGGAGCTTAATATTAAAGCAGGAGATACTACAGATGATGGAATGTATTCTTTAGAGATTGTCCGTTGTCTGGGAGCTTGTGGATTAGGGCCAGTTATGACTGTTAATGGTGAAGTTTACGGTCTTTTATCTCCAGATAAAGCTGTTTCTATTTTAAAAGAGATAAAATCAAGTGAGGTGAAAAAATGA
- a CDS encoding (2Fe-2S) ferredoxin domain-containing protein has translation MKSIEELQKIKDQVLEEIKLRDNDSNSIQVEVGMGTCGIAAGAREVMQAILDELNKRKVTGVKVVQTGCIGLCAEEPLVIVKQPNKGTVIYGNLDPNKARQIVAQHLVNGLIIEEWVVNE, from the coding sequence ATGAAATCAATTGAAGAACTTCAAAAAATTAAAGATCAAGTGTTAGAGGAAATCAAACTTCGGGATAATGACTCAAATAGTATTCAAGTAGAAGTTGGGATGGGGACCTGTGGAATAGCTGCCGGTGCTAGGGAAGTGATGCAGGCTATTCTTGATGAGTTAAATAAGCGTAAGGTGACGGGAGTTAAAGTAGTTCAGACTGGTTGTATTGGTCTTTGTGCTGAGGAACCTCTGGTTATTGTTAAACAACCCAATAAAGGAACTGTTATTTATGGTAATCTGGATCCAAATAAAGCTCGCCAGATAGTTGCTCAACATCTGGTTAATGGTCTGATTATTGAAGAGTGGGTCGTCAATGAATAA